From the genome of Thauera chlorobenzoica:
GGACCGGTTCGGTCAACATGCGCGGATCGACCATGTTTCTCTCCTTGCCGGATCAGGCGTTCGGCGCCCGCGTGGGCACGGGCGTGATCGGGATGTAGTAGCCGTCGGCCCCGATCGGCGTCAGGGTCTGGCCGGACTTGGTGCGGCGCTTGCGCTCGTCGGCCAGCGGTGGGCAGACATGGTTGTCGGTGTACAGCACCATGCAGTCCAGGCACAGCATGCATTCGCGGTGGTCGATGCGGCCCTTGTCGTCGATCGCGAGCGAGCCGCAGCCCTTCGCGCAAGCCTTGCAGCTGTCGCATTCCTGCTTGCGGCGCAGACCGAACCAGCGGAAGGTCGAAGGCATCGCCAGGGCGGCGCCGAGCGGGCACAGGTACTTGCAGAACGGGCGCTCGATGAAGATCGACAGGCCAAGCAGGCCGGCGGCGAACAGGGTGTAGGGCCAGCTGCGGTTGAACAGGCCGACGAGGAAGGTGGTCTTGAAGGGCTCGACTTCGGCGAGCTTCTCCGCCAGCCCGATCGAGAACATCGACACCGCGAGCAGGCCGAAGAACACGCCGTACTTGACCCATTTCAGGCGGTTGTGCCATTTCATCGGCAGTGCGAACTGGAAGCGCTGCAGGCCGATCGCACGCGAGACCTTGTAGATCATCTCCGACAGCGAGCCGAACGGGCACAGCCAGCCGCAGAACAGCCCGCGGCCCCAGACGAACACGGTGACGATGATGAAGATCCAGAACAGGAAGATGAACGGGTCGGTCAGGAACAGCTCCCACTGCCACTGGAACAGCAGCGAGTGGAACCAGGTCAGCACCTGGGTGATGGAGGGCTGGGCGAGCAGGCCGAAACCGACGAAGCCGATGCTGATGATCCAGGCGCCGTACTTGAAGGCGTTGACCGGCCACCTGTTCTTGCGCGTCGAGCGCCGGGTGAGCGTGTCGCGCTTCGCATAGACGGCGGCGACCGCCACCAGCAGCGCGGCGAACACGGCGATTTCCACCGCGCGCGTCTTCCACACCCGCACCCAGGGGGCGTCGGGTTTGTTCACCTCGGGGCGGCCGCCTTCGAGGTAGCGGTCGGCGAGCCAGTACTCGGTGTCGAAGTTCACGAAGGTGCGCGCGCCGGTCTCGCGGTCGACGCGGTTGCCGAGGAAGATGAACTTCCACGGGAAGGCGCCGGAGAAGGCCGGGGAGCGCACGATGAAGATGCCCGACTCGCTGAAGGCGGGGGCGCCGGCGGCGCTGACGCCGTAGAGGTTGAGGTAGTCGAGGTCGCGGAAGGTGAACGCGTCCTGGCCCTGGCGGATCTGCACGCGGTCGTAGATGCCGCCGCGCACGAAGCCCGAGCCCTTGAACGACTCCCGGCCGCCGCTGCGGATCACGAACAGGGCATGCTCGCCTTCGGCCAGGCGCGACATCAGCGAACGCCAGCCGGCTTCGCCGAGGATCGCCCGGCCGATCTCGGGGTGGTTCAGGTAGCCGAACCACAACTCGATGAACGGCGTGGCGCTGCGCTCGAGGCCGACCTGTTCGGGCCTCACCGTCAGGCGCTGGACGGCGCCTTCCTTGACCAGCGTGGCCCAGTCGAGCTGGCGGCCGGCATCGGCGAAGCGCGCCTGCGGGCGGATGGTCGGCTCGAGGATGCCGACCTGGCGGGCGACCGCCGCGCCCGAGGTCATCATCACCTGGTTCTGGGCGATGACGGTGACGGTGGCGCCGGAAATGGCGTCCAGGCCGATGATGTCCTCTTCGGGGCGGGAGCGGCCGATCTCGATGTTGTCGCCGACGAACTTGCCCAGGTACTGCTCGTTGAACTTGATCAGGGACGACTCGGGAATGCCGAGCAGCAGGATCGGCTCGGAGTGCTTGAGGATCTTGACGCCGACGAAGCGGCCTTCGGTGTTCATGCCGATCAGCGTGACCACCGGCTTGCCCGAGTAGGCCGGGGTGTCGGTGATGTCGGTCGACAGCATCACATAGCCGAGCAGCTTGCGCGTGCCGTTTTCTTCCGCATAGCCCTCGACGTAGCGCGGCTGGCCCTTGCGCTCGGAGAAGTGGGTGGCGCCGGGCAGGACTTCGCCGCAGGGGACGTAGTCGCACAGCGCGGGAGTCGTGCTCAGCTCCGGCGGCAGATGGGCCTCGTAGGCGCTTTGGGCGTGAACGGAGGGGGTCGCCACCGCGACGAGGGCGAGGGCGGCCGCGCAGGCGGCGCCTCGCAAGGCGGTGAACAGCTTCATGATGCGCTCCATAAGGAAAGTATGATGGAGTCTAAGAAACAGGGGGAGCCATTGTAATTGTTCGCGATCAATTCACCCCTGTCGCGGTAAGGCCATAAGTACAAAGCACACAAGGGGCTTGCGCCCCTTGTGTGCTCGGCGGACTGGGAAGCGGGCCGGCTTAGGCTTCGACGATCATGCGCGAGCGCATTTCGAGGTGGAGGGCGTGGCAGAAGTGGGTGCAGTAGCACCAGAATACGCCCGGCTTGTCGACCTTGAAGGTGACCGACTTGGTTTCCTGCGGGTTGCAGATGAAGTTGATGTTGTACTTCGGAATGGCGAAACCGTGGGTCAGATCCTCGATCTTGTCGAGGTTGGTCATGATCAGGGTGACTTCGTCGCCGACCTTGAGCCTGAACTCGCGCGGCTCGAACGCCGGCGCCATCGAGGTGATCTTGACCGTGACCTTGTTGCCGTCGCGGAACACGCCGGCTTCCTTCGGGTCCTTGATTGCGAGCGGGAACTCGTTGAGGTCGTAGACCTGCTTGGGCTGCAGCAGCTCGCGCTTGAAGATGATGAAGTCGTGCGGTTCGGGGCGGACCGGGTGGTCGGCCACCAGCACCATCTTCTCGCCCGAGATGTCGACCAGCTGCTCGGTCTCGGCATGCAGCGGGCCGACCGGCAGGAAGCGGTCCTTGGAGAACTTGCAACCTACCGCCAGCCACTGGCCGTCGGCGAACATGGTTTCCGACTGCGAGGCGTTGATGTGGCCGGGCTGGTAATGGACGTCGAGGCGGTCGACGACGTACTGGGCGTTCTTGTCGCCGGCGTGGAATTTGATCGCTGCTTCCACGTTCCACTTGACGATCTGGCTGTCGAGGAACAGCGTGGTGTAGGCGTTGCCGCGGCCGTCGAAGGCGGTGTGCAGGGGGCCGAGGCCGATTTCGACTTCGGCGACGATCGCCTTGTCGAGCTCGTCGAGCTTGCCGTCGAACCACTCGAGCACTTTCGCCAGTTCGATGACGGTGCCGGTGGGCGAGAGCTTGCCGGCGCAGATGAAGTACTTGCCGTCGGGCGAGGCATTCACCCCGTGCGGGTTCTTCGGTACGGTGACGTAGGCGGTGAGCGCGGTCGCCGGGTCGGCGTTGGCGGCCTTGGTGCCGTCGACGACCGGCACCTTGGAGCTGCCGTAGGTCTTGAACTTGCCGTCCTTGACCGCCTGCTCGATGCGGGCGATGTTGAAGAACAGGCAGGCGTCGCGCTCGGCCGACATCATGTCTTCGTAGCGCGCGCCGCCTTCGGTGTTGTACTGGTTGGTGGCGGCGAGCTTGCCGTCGAACGAGGTGGCGACGAGGTCGCAGTTGCCGTCGATCAGCACCTGCCAGCGCACTTCCATGGATTCGGCGTCGACGCAGGAGAACAGCGTGCGGTATTTGTCCAGGCTGTCGAGGTCGCGGCCGTCGTTGGGCAGGGGGGTATGGAATTCGGCGCCGCAGAACACGCGCGTGGTGTAGTTGATCGCCGGGTCGACCGGGTCGCGCTTGTCCGGGAAGATGCCGTGGAAGCCCTGCACGTTGGGCAGTTCGGTGATCTTGTCGCAGATGAAGTAATCGAGACGGATGCGGGCGATGCGGCTGTTGATCTTGTCGTTGATCCAGGCGTAGCGGCCGTCGTAGTTGCCGTCCTTGTACGAGGCGTGGGTGTGGTGGGTGTCGGCGACGGTGTATTTCAGGCTGCCGTCGGCCTGGGTGCCCATGACCGCCTTGGACTCGTTGGTGATGCCCCAGCCGATCAGGGGGTCGGCGTTGAAGCACGGCACGCGATGCAGTTCGCGTCCGGAAGGCAGGCCGAGGACGCGGAAGTCGCCGGTATGGCCGCCCGACCACAGGCCGTAGTAGGTGTCGAGCTCGCCCGGCTTCAGGTGGGGTTCCCGGTGCGCGGCGGCGGGAGCAGCGGCGGGGGCGGCGGGAGCGGCCGGCTTCGAGCCCGACTCGTTGTTGCAGGCCGACAGGCCGACCGACAGGCCGGCACCGGCGAGGCCGGCCAGCGCCGCGGTGTTCAGAAACTTGCGCCGGCTCGGATCGGGCATCGCCTCGGCCGTGTTCATTCTTGTTTCGTCCATGATTTGATTGCTCCCGTGTTCTACGTGTAATCGGTGTCTCGCCCAGGGGACAATTGCGATTTCTGCGCTCCCCGTGCCGAACGGTCCGCGCAGTGTACCTGTGGCACATTGTCCTGTGGCGTTTTGTCGCAGCGTGGATTCTAGAAAGATGGGATTCGGTAAACCTTGATATAACGCAAACACCAGACCCAGGTCTCTGCAACGACAGGGTTTTTTACTGTGTGTCCATACCCCGGATGAAACTTTTCCCGCCGCGCTGTTCGATCCCGGAGCCGCCCTCCAGTGCCGTGCGCACCGACCGCAGCCGCCTGCTGCAACTGCGCTGGGCGTCCCTGCTGGCGATGGCGGCGATCGCCTTCATCGTCTTTCCGTGGCTGGCGCCGGCGCAGGCGCGCGCGCCGCTGGCCGGGGTCACCCTGTCCCTGCTCGCGGTGAACCTGGCCTTGCAGGCCGGTGCGGCACGCTGGCTGGTGGGGCGCTGGGGTGCCTTCCTGCAACTGGCGATCGATCTGGCGGCGTGGGGGGGCTTCCTCTACTTCGCCGGAGGGGTGACCAACCCGGCGATCGCGCTGCTGCTGCCGGTGGTGGCGATCGGCGCTTCCATCCTGCCGGCGGCGCAGGCCTGGCTGCTGGCGGGGCTCGCCGTCGGGGTGTACTCGCTGTTGTGGACGTTTCACCGACCGGTGCTGCTTGCCGACGCCGAACTGGCCATGTACTGGCACCTCGCCGGGATGTGGATCAGCTTCGGCTTTTCCGCGGTCACCGTGGTGTGGTTCATCGTGCACCTGAACGTGGAGCTTGCCCGTCGCGAGGACCAATTGGCCGCGGCCAACGCGGCGCGCGCCCGCGACGCCTACCTCGTCGGCCTGGGCACGCTGGCGGCGGGTGCGGCCCATCGCCTGGGCACGCCGCTGGGCACGCTGTGGATCCTGTCCGACGAGCTCCTGCGCCGTTCCGAGCTGGCCGCCGAGGTGCGCGAAGACCTCGCGCTGATGCGCGCGCAGGTCGGCCATTGCCGGGACATCCTCAACAGCCTGGCGCGCGAGGCGGGGCAGCCGCGCGCGCAGGAAGGGGGGGTGGCCGGCGTGCCGGCCTGGGTGGAGCAGATCGTCGGCCGCTGGCAGCGGCTGCGTCCCGGCACCGCGGTGACGGTCGAAGTCGATGAGGACTGCGCCCGGAGTGCGATTGTGGCTGATGCGTCGCTCGGCGAGGCGCTGCACAATCTGGTCGATAATGCAGCCAACGCCAATGCCAGAGCGGCCGCGCGGGACGCGGCGGTCGAGTTGTGGGTGCGTGCCGATGGTGCGGACGTGGTGGTCGAGGTCGCCGACCGCGGCCCCGGTCTCGAGCCGGCGCAGGTGGCGGGAGGTGCCATCCCCCCCGACGCTGGCGCCGGGGGAATGGGCGTGGGCTTGATCCTGGCGCAGGCGGCCCTCGAGTCCCACGGCGGGCGGCTGGAGTTCCGCGCGCGGCCCGGAGGTGGCACCATCGCCTGCCTGCGTATTCCGGCCCGGAGACCCTGCGCGTGAACCGCGATCGCATCCCCCGCCTGCTCGTTGTCGATGACGACCCCGCCTTCAACCGCGTGCTGGGCCGCGCACTCGCCCAGCGCGG
Proteins encoded in this window:
- a CDS encoding ATP-binding protein, whose amino-acid sequence is MKLFPPRCSIPEPPSSAVRTDRSRLLQLRWASLLAMAAIAFIVFPWLAPAQARAPLAGVTLSLLAVNLALQAGAARWLVGRWGAFLQLAIDLAAWGGFLYFAGGVTNPAIALLLPVVAIGASILPAAQAWLLAGLAVGVYSLLWTFHRPVLLADAELAMYWHLAGMWISFGFSAVTVVWFIVHLNVELARREDQLAAANAARARDAYLVGLGTLAAGAAHRLGTPLGTLWILSDELLRRSELAAEVREDLALMRAQVGHCRDILNSLAREAGQPRAQEGGVAGVPAWVEQIVGRWQRLRPGTAVTVEVDEDCARSAIVADASLGEALHNLVDNAANANARAAARDAAVELWVRADGADVVVEVADRGPGLEPAQVAGGAIPPDAGAGGMGVGLILAQAALESHGGRLEFRARPGGGTIACLRIPARRPCA
- the nosZ gene encoding TAT-dependent nitrous-oxide reductase; this encodes MDETRMNTAEAMPDPSRRKFLNTAALAGLAGAGLSVGLSACNNESGSKPAAPAAPAAAPAAAHREPHLKPGELDTYYGLWSGGHTGDFRVLGLPSGRELHRVPCFNADPLIGWGITNESKAVMGTQADGSLKYTVADTHHTHASYKDGNYDGRYAWINDKINSRIARIRLDYFICDKITELPNVQGFHGIFPDKRDPVDPAINYTTRVFCGAEFHTPLPNDGRDLDSLDKYRTLFSCVDAESMEVRWQVLIDGNCDLVATSFDGKLAATNQYNTEGGARYEDMMSAERDACLFFNIARIEQAVKDGKFKTYGSSKVPVVDGTKAANADPATALTAYVTVPKNPHGVNASPDGKYFICAGKLSPTGTVIELAKVLEWFDGKLDELDKAIVAEVEIGLGPLHTAFDGRGNAYTTLFLDSQIVKWNVEAAIKFHAGDKNAQYVVDRLDVHYQPGHINASQSETMFADGQWLAVGCKFSKDRFLPVGPLHAETEQLVDISGEKMVLVADHPVRPEPHDFIIFKRELLQPKQVYDLNEFPLAIKDPKEAGVFRDGNKVTVKITSMAPAFEPREFRLKVGDEVTLIMTNLDKIEDLTHGFAIPKYNINFICNPQETKSVTFKVDKPGVFWCYCTHFCHALHLEMRSRMIVEA
- a CDS encoding NosR/NirI family protein codes for the protein MKLFTALRGAACAAALALVAVATPSVHAQSAYEAHLPPELSTTPALCDYVPCGEVLPGATHFSERKGQPRYVEGYAEENGTRKLLGYVMLSTDITDTPAYSGKPVVTLIGMNTEGRFVGVKILKHSEPILLLGIPESSLIKFNEQYLGKFVGDNIEIGRSRPEEDIIGLDAISGATVTVIAQNQVMMTSGAAVARQVGILEPTIRPQARFADAGRQLDWATLVKEGAVQRLTVRPEQVGLERSATPFIELWFGYLNHPEIGRAILGEAGWRSLMSRLAEGEHALFVIRSGGRESFKGSGFVRGGIYDRVQIRQGQDAFTFRDLDYLNLYGVSAAGAPAFSESGIFIVRSPAFSGAFPWKFIFLGNRVDRETGARTFVNFDTEYWLADRYLEGGRPEVNKPDAPWVRVWKTRAVEIAVFAALLVAVAAVYAKRDTLTRRSTRKNRWPVNAFKYGAWIISIGFVGFGLLAQPSITQVLTWFHSLLFQWQWELFLTDPFIFLFWIFIIVTVFVWGRGLFCGWLCPFGSLSEMIYKVSRAIGLQRFQFALPMKWHNRLKWVKYGVFFGLLAVSMFSIGLAEKLAEVEPFKTTFLVGLFNRSWPYTLFAAGLLGLSIFIERPFCKYLCPLGAALAMPSTFRWFGLRRKQECDSCKACAKGCGSLAIDDKGRIDHRECMLCLDCMVLYTDNHVCPPLADERKRRTKSGQTLTPIGADGYYIPITPVPTRAPNA